The Pochonia chlamydosporia 170 chromosome 3, whole genome shotgun sequence genome contains the following window.
AAAAAGAGCCGGCATCAAGTTCTCCTCGAGTTGGAAGATACCGAACGCCAAATCCGCAGCAAACCCGGATTTGACTTGTTCCAGCTGCCGCCCTCGGCGGAAGACTTGATCCAACTTGCGAGTCGTGGCCCCATTGTCGCTGTTAATGTTACGGATTTACGCAGTGACGCATTCATCGTTGTGAACACCCCGTTGAAGCAGGACGTGGTTTTGCTTCCTCTACCAGGACTCGATGCCGAGGAACTGGCCACAAACGCTCGCCTTCTCGTTGGCAGAGAAAACATTACATCAGGAGAAGATGACACTCTTCATGAACGCAACAAGAGGTTACGAAAGTCACTGAAATGGTTGTGGGACGTTATTGTGCAGCCCGTGCTGTCGAAATTACGTGAACTCGGGCTCCAGCCAGCACAAGACGGCAGACTTCCCCGTCTGTGGTGGTTGACATGTGGGCATGTAGGACTATGCCCTCTGCATGCCGCAGGGCATAAATGGGGCATTTCGGACGAAAATGCAGCAAGCCAAGTCATCTCATCCTATGTACCAACCTTCAAAGCGCTAGCTCATTCCCGatccaaagccaagaagTCGTCACCATTATGGATGTCCCATGAAGCCATCATAGTGTCTATGCCGCGCACAACTGGCTGGTCAGACCTCGACGTCGCTACCGAAGTGTCGACTATTCACCGTCACTTGAAATCCCTCGGCgtcaccaagcaaaccaccCTTTCCAATCCCTCCAAAGCCACCGTCCTGACACGCCTGCAAGAGAGCAGCATAGCGCACTTCGCTTGTCACGGTTCCACACATGCCACCGACCCATCGAGCAGTGGCCTCTACTTACAAGACGACCACCTCAGCATCCACGCCCTTTCGGCTCTCACTTTGCCCTCGGCGCAACTTGCATACTTGTCAGCGTGCTCGACAGCCGAGAACGCCGCTCCCCGATTGCTGGATGAGGTTATACACGTGGCGAGCGCGTTCCAGTTGATGGGCTTCCCTCATGTGGTGGGCACCTTTTGGGAGGCGGATgatgaggcggcggcggatgTGGCTGGGGGCTTTTATGGATTTTTGGTAGAGGAAGTGAAAGCCATAGTAGGTTGTGGTAGAGATTTAGATATGGAGGATGCGCAGGATGTGTTTGCCTATGCATTGCACAGAGCCGTGGAGGTTGTAAGAGAGGGAAGGGTCGGTGGGAGAAGGTTTAGTAGGAATGCGACGGGGAATGTGCTGGCTTGGGCAGCGTTTGTGCATTTTGGATGTTGACCAAGTACAAAGAAGACCATGTAGTCAAGCGGATTTTCATAATCTAGAGGTTTTTCTTGGTTTGTGAGTGCATTCTCACCCGTCTGTAGCTTCATTGTCAACTTACCCTCACTCTAGCCAGCAGTTGTTGTCCCTGTCCAGTCCTCTCTTTCAAGCTGGGGTCCGTATATGTGGTCTGGTATGGTCTGATGTCCCAGACTGCAGACAGTTAGTTAGGCATCTGGGTCCTTGGTGGCGGGGTACTGAATCTTCCTAGATCAATCATCTACTTGACTCTGTACTGTCAAGTATTGACGGCCAGATCCCTTCACGATCGGAAAGCAACTTTCATCCGTGATCATGATCATCAGGCGAACGTAACATAGCATCAGCACAAGCCACATCACTATTCGACGTCCCAACTTTACTTGGTCGCTTCACGCCTACCTACGTTGGCTTCTGGTAGTCCGACATACATCTTGTCCGACCCTTAAACAGACGGACGCCACCATCATAGCTCCGGCTCTGCTTCAATTTTTCAACTCTTCAACTCTTTCTGAGCTTGACGTTTTAAATCACTGGAAATGGCCCCGAAACTGAGATGTGTTTGCATGGATAAAGACGACCTTGCGTGGGAGAAGAGTGACGAAGAGGTCGAATCGTGGCAGAAGTCACTACATGACCGTGAAATTTACCTTGGAATCAGCAGCCTTATACGAAAATACAGACCTGGCCAGGCAGTAAGGCTTCATACACCGATTAGAGGCGGATACAATATATTCTACCGGCTCGAATATAGTGATGGCTCATCCGCTGCGATGAGGATCCCCTGCAAAGGTACGCAGCCAGACTACCCACTCGCCTTGAATGTGTTGCTTAGGACCATATGCAGGCATTGTCAAGTTCCCCGAGGAAAAGGTTAGGTACGAGGTAGCTACAATGCGTTATGTCGCTGCAAACACTACGATCCCCGTGCCTAGGATATACCATTACGGAACTGCGGCGGAGAATCCTACTGGCCTTGGCCCCTTCATTATTATGGATTATATAGACCACGAGAGGACAATGTCTGACGCTTTGAAAGACCCTACTCTAGGACCTGACGAGTCTCATGTACTGGACGCCGACATCAGCGAGGATAAGCTCAAGTTTCTTTACAGGCAAATGGCCAACATTCTGCTGCAGCTATCTCGGTTGACATTTCCCAAAATAGGTTCCTTGGTgcaggaagatgatggatcGTTTTCTGCTTCAGGACGGCCGCTGATTCAGAACATGAACTCTTTGGTAGAGTTCGCTGGGGTAGTCCCATCGCTACTACCATCCCAATCTTACGACACCTCTGCCGAGTGGTAcgcagccatggcagacaTGCATATGGCACAGCTAGCTTTCCAACATAATGATGCGGTTCtagatgaggatgatgtACGGGATAAATACGTTGCTCGTCAGCTGTTTCGACGACTTGTATCTAGtcggcagcagcaccacTGCGAGTCTACCTTTCGGCTATACTCTGAAGATTTACGTCCATCCAACGTCTTGATCGATCAAGATCTTCGCGTAGTAGGCGTTATAGACTGGGAGTTTGCCTATGCTGCGCCGCCGCAGTTTTCGTTCGATCCCCCCTGGTGGCTGCTCTTAAAGAGCCCAGAGTACTGGCCCGGCGGGTATAATCCATGGATGGAGGCATATGAACCTCGACTGAATACGTTTTTAAGCGGTTtagaagaagaagaagagaaggaagatgAGCAAAAAGGTCCAACATCCCCTACAAGAGACTCTGGGATGCCACTTTCACGGCTAATGAGAAAGAGCTGGGAGCAAAAAGCTTGGATGATTAATTACGCCGCTAGGAATAGCTGGGCTTTTGACTTTATCTTTTGGAGGTATTTGGATGGTGCGTATTTTGGGGAGAATGAGAGTGGTGATTATCATGCAAGACTTGGATTACTTGCGAAAGAGGAAATTGAAGCGATGGAAGCTTTGGTagtgatgaagatggaggagatggcggatAGGGTCCTGGTTCAGTGGAatcatgatgatgctgtggcCAGGCTGGCTAAGGTTATGGTTTGAGGTCCATGTTCGTGCGGTGGTGGACAGCACAGGACAGTCGATCGATGAGCAAGTAGAGAGTGCGTGAGCGTTGCTTCAGTTCTCCAGCTTCAGAATCGAGTGTTAGTATGAGGTAGCTGGCTCGATTTGAGAGTTAATTTTGAGGCTCGTAGAGGAGAGTCACCTTGTGAGTCCGTGAAAAGGAGCGAGGGAGATGGAGAGCATCAGCGACGATTACCACGGCCTTTTAGTTACTAGTGACTATTATTCACCTAAAACTCTACATAGCGTCACCGAGCTATCTACCGGCTAAGGCGAGAATCCGATCTTAACTTGCTGGCAGATCCTACAATAATCTTGCGGTGTACTCAGACGAGGAGATCTGGTGTTGGAAGACAACAACTTGGTACGAAcaaagaacattgaacaaagAAGTGCTCCGACGCCTCAAAGACCACTTGCCACCGCGTAGGCAGCGTGAAATGATTGGCTAGCATTTCAGATCCGCCTTGTCTGTGATGTCAAAGGGCAGCTGAGTCTTCATGTGGGTTCAAATCTTCCTCCTTCACAACCTACCGAGCAGTGCTATGCTTCTCTCACAAGATGAAGATATTGCCGCTTACGTGTCTTTCTCGTCACCATGGCACGCACTCGAGCACAGTCGGCCACCCTGAAGCTGAAGAGTCATTCATCGCCTGCCACCGAAAACCAAGACACCAGCACGGCTCGATTCGACCTGGAATTATCTCCTAGACCAACTAAACTAGATCAACCGAGCAAATCTCCTGTTGTCGATGGTAGCTCTGGAGTGATCAGTTGTATTGGCTTTTGGGCAAGAGAAGGGAAGTGGCCGAAAGAATACTTTGCACCAAGTAGTCTGGACCGCATACTTGCCCGAAGAAGATCCCTCTCATCACTTAGTCGCAAGCGATCCGCCTTTGGGAGTGATCAGAAGCTACGAGGAGAGAAAAGCGCGCCATACGGAGATCCTCGTTATAAAATACTGCTTGAATCTAGAGCCAGCTTTATGCATGAATCAGATCTTGGGATCACCAAGCAGTGTGAGAAGGAGTTATCTTCATTCCTCGCGTCCTACCAAACGGTTCCGAATGACACCCCTTTTCAGGATGACCTGTTCAAAAACACCTGCCGCAGGGTCGAAGACAGAAACGAGGACCGAATCATGCGGGATATCACGCCATTAATCGTCCCTCCCGCCGATTTTTTGAGTATACGTGGTGCACAACACCTCAACATCTTAATAGAGAGCATCAACGAGGTCTGGAGCAACTCAATACCGTTGACTGGGTCTCAGCCCCAGCCCGACTACTCTCTCGGTTTTAGATGCGAGGCATTCAATGACGATCAGCTCGCTAAGCTGTCGCCATTTATTGGTGACTTTCTTGGCGGAGATGTATCCTTTTTCATGGCGACTTACTTGATGTATTTTTCGTTCTTAACATGTGAAGTTAAATGCGGTACGTCTGCGCTGGACTTGGCAGATTGCCAGAATGTCCACAGCATGACTCTTGCTGTCCGCGCCGTTGTTGAGCTGTTCCGTGCTGCGAAGTGCGAAAGGGATATACACCGACAGATCCTTGGCTATTCCATCTCCCACGACCACAGGTCCGTGCGAATCTACGGACATTATCCCGTGATAGATGGTGAGGACACCAAGTATTACCGCCATCCCATCCGTTCGTTTGATTTTACGGCGTTGGATGGGAAGGAAAGGTGGACGGCATATCGTTTCATGAAGAATGTGTACGAGCATTGGGTACCTTTACATTTCAAGAGGATATGCGCAGCTATCGATCAGTTACCATTGGACTTGGAATTGACAAATGAGGCGttttcttcagcttcaaatCGAATCACTGCGTCAAGTTAACCAGCGTTTCACAAGGGTCTATTAAATTCCCGTTATACATAATACTACCTATCTACCCAGGTATCTACAGTCTCTGGTACGAAGTATTTGCCTTTAGTTAAGCATACACTAATACACCTTAATATGCCTTGGCATGTACCGGGATATGTGATATCTTTCCTGTGTGTTATTTACCCCCAGTAGAGGCACTTTGGTCTTTGCTCCACGTCCTAATTCACAACCATGAAATTTCTCTTGACAGGGTTCAAGTACGTACTGGTACAAGTACAGGTGCATTTCTCTGCGGCCACATTACCGACGCAACTGCAGGCTGAGCCTCAATCCGCCTGATGTGCCATGAAATCAGCCTcacagcctcactttcaccACGACCAGCATACAAAACAGCACCGCATCAACGCAGCTTAAAAAAAGTTGATTTCGTCTCACCTCTAATTCAACATGCTCAATCCCAAGCAAAGCAGACGTCCGCAAATCCAACCCTCCCTTCGCCTGAGATGGACCATTGTCCTCACTCGCCTCCTCTTCGAAACGACGAGTATCAGCCTCCTCGCTGTAACTGTATACATTCGTCAGAAATGGTATCGCGATAATCCCAATCAGCAGGTCATACCTGCGATTTGCGCGGTAAGCTCCGTACATGCCTGAACCGACGATGGGCCCGAAACTAAGTACATATAGGCGTGTGTCGCGATTGCGGCGGATATGTTGCTGCTGATTTTCATGGCCCACCTCCATACTTTATCAGGCATGGGGCATTGCCTTGATGGGTTGGCGTTTATATTGTCCTTGGCTGGGGGAGTGACGCTGTATTTGGCTAATTATACGTTGATTAATGGGCCGTATGCGCCTGCGGAGTgggatgaggctgagaaTATTGCCATTGTGATTTGTGGTATTGTTGTGTAGGTTGACATTTACCTTTGGACTCGGTATTGAGAAATGCTGACATTGTAGTTACAGAATCGAGAGATTATTTTCGTTTGTCATGTCGGGTATTTGGAGTAGGGCGAAGAGAAAGTTGATGACTGAGATGGAAGCCTCGATTGGAGACAGTGAGGCGTTTGGTTA
Protein-coding sequences here:
- a CDS encoding protein kinase-like domain (similar to Cordyceps militaris CM01 XP_006674853.1); protein product: MAPKLRCVCMDKDDLAWEKSDEEVESWQKSLHDREIYLGISSLIRKYRPGQAVRLHTPIRGGYNIFYRLEYSDGSSAAMRIPCIVKFPEEKVRYEVATMRYVAANTTIPVPRIYHYGTAAENPTGLGPFIIMDYIDHERTMSDALKDPTLGPDESHVLDADISEDKLKFLYRQMANILLQLSRLTFPKIGSLVQEDDGSFSASGRPLIQNMNSLVEFAGVVPSLLPSQSYDTSAEWYAAMADMHMAQLAFQHNDAVLDEDDVRDKYVARQLFRRLVSSRQQHHCESTFRLYSEDLRPSNVLIDQDLRVVGVIDWEFAYAAPPQFSFDPPWWLLLKSPEYWPGGYNPWMEAYEPRLNTFLSGLEEEEEKEDEQKGPTSPTRDSGMPLSRLMRKSWEQKAWMINYAARNSWAFDFIFWRYLDGAYFGENESGDYHARLGLLAKEEIEAMEALVVMKMEEMADRVLVQWNHDDAVARLAKVMV
- a CDS encoding reverse transcriptase (similar to Metarhizium acridum CQMa 102 XP_007815711.1), with the protein product MARTRAQSATLKLKSHSSPATENQDTSTARFDLELSPRPTKLDQPSKSPVVDGSSGVISCIGFWAREGKWPKEYFAPSSLDRILARRRSLSSLSRKRSAFGSDQKLRGEKSAPYGDPRYKILLESRASFMHESDLGITKQCEKELSSFLASYQTVPNDTPFQDDLFKNTCRRVEDRNEDRIMRDITPLIVPPADFLSIRGAQHLNILIESINEVWSNSIPLTGSQPQPDYSLGFRCEAFNDDQLAKLSPFIGDFLGGDVSFFMATYLMYFSFLTCEVKCGTSALDLADCQNVHSMTLAVRAVVELFRAAKCERDIHRQILGYSISHDHRSVRIYGHYPVIDGEDTKYYRHPIRSFDFTALDGKERWTAYRFMKNVYEHWVPLHFKRICAAIDQLPLDLELTNEAFSSASNRITASS